TTAGTGTCCTACAGTGACAGTAGCACTTCTTCCACTGTCTCTATCACACTTCTTCTATCTGACTACAAGCTATTTTCAGCTCTGGCTGACATAGATACACTGTCAAAAAGTGGCATGTGACCCACAGGACACTTGTAAACAGCTCAGAATGTGTCAGCGTTACCAtgacattaaataaatgttgtgaGATTCTCTTGAGACACTCAGCAGCAGAGAAGGACACaccaaagaaaagaggaaaatacTGAAGCAGTGAAGTCAGATtataactataatatatataatgttttgGGGGGTGAACCGGTTACACGTTACATCCCTGATTTTATTAAACATCAGTCAAATGTGGAACAAGTTCAGAGTGATGTCTCACCTCCTGAGCGGCCTCCATCAGGTTTGTAGTCTCCTTCACCAACACCTATCAGGTCTGAGTCGTCAAACGATCCACCACCTTTAAGAAATGACAACAGGTTTCATTCCACACACACTATTTGCTACACACAGTTTTTTCCCCACATATCTGCAGCTGGATAGAGTTCATGAATGAGTTGAAACATCTGTAGACTCACCTCCTCCACCCTTTGGTGGTTTAGGAGCAGGTTTCTCAGTGGGGGCATCTGTGGGTACAAAGACTTCATGAGCATCAATAATTGAGGAAAGCAGATAAATAATAGTGTTTGCATGTAGCAAGAAAGACTCATTTTAAACTGATAATGTTTACAGGGTTGGACCGTACAATTTGTCACCCATgaatatttcactgttgtaatattcaatctttatttatatagcaccaaatcacaactaAAGTTATGTCAAGGcatttttcacacagagcaggtctagtcTGTACTCTGTAATTGAATTTGAAGAGTATATTATATATCAGGGATCCTCAAAGGGTGGATTCTGGTCCGCACCCGGACCGTGGGACACCCTGgtctaatcttaaaaaaagaaaactcttacatgaaatattattattattaaatgtgagTGTTGGCGTGAGTCTGAATGACCCGTTTCATCTCTGGTATGGATGTGTGACTCCAGTCCTTCACCGAGTGTATTttggtctccatggcaacaatgCGCTGATAGGCTGTGACTTGTTGGGCAAGCGCAGTTGCAGTGTGACCCACATTTTGATGCACAGCACTAAGAACAGCTCTACagttctttactcctttcttgagtctttgtgtctgtattctgtattttaaaagacaaGTGTTGAGATTTGTTTTGGATGATTTGCAGGAGTTgtgaattttgttttattttatataagtatttatttgaatttatgttaaaacgaaaaataagtttttttgagtatttatttgaatttttttgtttttatgaaaaggacattttgttttgttgttaaaattaaagatacattttatagttgagttatatattctatttttctacTATAGGCTACACCACTGTATTGTTTGTAGTAGGTTGATGGTGGATACATTGATTTGTTGTGGCGGACCTTTGAGtcattgaaaaatgtttttgtggacctttaagatttgtatTTGAGAAACACTgttatatatgatatattatgATTCAACGAATAAAAGCAATGTGTCCTTTAATTTTGGACATAAGTAGGCAAACGGTTGAAATGACAATTTTTACTGGACTTTATGATGTAAATATGATTTCATTCTGATGATGACTACATACAAGCAAGAAGTGTTATTATTGTTAGAATAGAAAAGACTTTCACTTACTGACACTCACATACTgtgatatatattatataaaaacactcaGCTCCTGCTTCCTTTAAAGTAACCTGTATAACTAAATGCAATGCTAGATTATTGCTGTGGGCTAGTTAATGAGCTGGATATGCTAACAATTGCAGCTCACATATTAAAAGCAGCAAAGCATTAGCCATTAAATATGCTAAACATGCTGCTCAGGCACTGAGTTACAACAGATTTACCTGGACCCAGAGCATCCTCCAGATcaagtcctcctcctccagagctGGGTTTCTTCTCTGATTTATCTGTCAAAACACACCAGAGAAAGGACTTTAAGAATGAGGATGTTTGGTGACCTGCTTCCATGCTGACTTACAACTGTTTCATATCAGAGAAACATCCCAACATCACATCTTCAATTACAAGAGATTTTCCTGGACCCAGAGTGTCCTCTAGATCCAgcctgctactgctactactattactactactactactagttcTGACTGGTGACTTTTTTCAGTAGTGAGCAGTATAAGGAATTACTAGTTCAATTTGAgtaatgaggggaaaaaagggttAGAACGGTTAGAACCCGCAAATTACCACTTGTGGCTATATTCTCTCCTTTGTTTTCACTTCCAAATTAGCGGTTTGGATGAAGTACTTGAAATGTGAAGCTGTTCAAACCTGTCTGACAACTTACATTCTATTATGAAGCTGTGTCAGCAAAATAACACTTTCACAACATCTCAGCAAACAACTGCTGTAATATACAGTACTTCATTCAACCAACAGTATGACTGCTGTGATTTGCATGTTACATGATGTTACAGCTACTTATATAAAGTACAATATGTACTgaaacaactacacacacatacacactaggGTTGCACATCTCTCTGTGATAAATGATTGGATATGCATCTAGATACACAGGTTACGATTCCATTCAAAAACCATATCCTTTTATTACAGACCGATACGATACGAATTGATTCTACGGTTAATATTTGTTgtagatattttataaaataaagaagccAATTCTATGAAAGTGACAGtacaatattttgttttcaaatatgtaaaagacCACATATCCCCAAGCATTGTGGCTTTATGGcactggcaaaaaaaacaacaacaaaaacagaacaataaaatcacacaatgtatttatttttagacatggaCCAAAAAAAATCGTTGGATGGGAACTCCAGAGGTAAAAGTAGCAGAGAACATTTCAGCCTGAGCATAGTGTTTTGAACACTAGAATAGGTGACAAAGGTGCAATATGATCACCTCCATCACTCAGGCTGGCGCTGTcgttcttcacctcctccacttTCCGTGTTGTcactttatttgtttacttGTTTATCACTCATGCTAATACCAGCTAGGCAGCTACGGAGTTTTGCGAGCAGCTTCAGCTCTCGCGTTGTTTTAGAGACGCTGGCGCATGTGTGATGCCGCCAACCGTCTCCAAGTCTCGCGATAcccgatccatgactctacaaccgattcATCTAGGAATTCATGGATCATTCGTATCGATTGAGGAGGCTGCTACCGATGCAGCCGTATCTCTCACTTGTTGAACCAAATATCCGGTCGTATCGGTTTATCATTCACAAccctaatacacacacacacacacccacacacacacacacacacacacacacacagttagtgCTTCAGATGTCATCCTGTATGTGAAAAGATACAAACCGTCAGTTTTGGGCACATCTGGGACTTTTGGCTTTTTGGGTTCTGGTGCTTTTGGCTCTAGTGTTGGATCTAAACACAACAAAGAATTGAACAGTGTTAGTAACTGACAACaagtaatattttaatttaaagtccCTTGAAAGCCAGTATCCTCTTTGAATCTCCCCTTAACAAGTGTATTAGTCATGAGATTTACACTATAGTGGAGCTCTTTACATTCAGAGTTGTGGATCATAGAATGAAAGCTAAACAGtctcataaacacaaacacatgatcagtTTATGTGAAGATGAACGTGCTGctgaaatagttttaaaatgtgatgttacAGAGAAAGTGACTCACCTAGATCAAAGGCATCGCTCAGATCCAACTCTGTGAGAGGAAGACATAGAACTCTGTTACACATCTATATCAGCTGATCATTACAAGACATGTGTgtaaaacatcatcatcatcatcatgtatttTGTATCATGTTCCAGATGTTCACAGTGACAGAAATATTCAAACTCTCTTCTTTAAAGGTTCCATATGggttttctttattctttcattatcattattattatcacggCTGCAactttaatcattattattattattgttagcaTAATTATATTTGGATTATTTCCTGGCCTCacaaattgtttattttttttttattattggttgtataaatacactgtatgtatgtatgcatgtgcgtGATGTGCCATGCAGCATGTCGATCACAGCctccttttacacacacacacacacacacacacacacacacacacacacacacacacacacacacgcacagttaGTGCTTCAGATGTCATCCTGTATGTGAAAAGATACAAACCGCCAGTATTGGACACATCTGGGACTTTGGGCTTTTTGGGTTCTGGTGCTTTTGGCTCTGGTGTTGGATCTAAACACAACAAAGAATTGAACAGTGTTAGTAACTGACAACaagtaatattttaatttaaagtccCTTGAAAGCCAGTATCCTCTTTGATTATTAGTATTAatcattagtattagtattagtcaTTGTCAAACACTCAGTGACAGTCTTCTACAGTCAGTGGTCATTTTGGATTTACACTATAGTCGAGCTCTTTACATTCAGAGTTGTGAATAATCATGGAATGAAAGCTAAACAGTCTCATAAACACAACCCAAATGTACACAAACTCATATTCTAAATATTCCAACACAAACTTCATcacaatcaaatcaaagccagACCCAGTATAAGTCTATAAGCATTTGTTAAATGACCACTGGATGGCTATAAATACTAAACAGGAGGACTTACAGTACAGTGTTGCACATGATCAGTTTATGTGAAGATGAACGTGCTGctgaaatagttttaaaatgtgatgttacAGAGAAAGTGACTCACCTGGACCAAAGGCATCGTTCAGATCCAACTCTGTGAGAGGAAGACATAGAACTCTGTTACACATCTATACCAGCTGATCATTACAAGACAATGTGTgtaaaacatcatcatcatcatcatgtatttTGTATCATGTTCCAGATGTTCACACTAATGGACATATTCAAACTCTTCTTTAAAGGTTTTATATGACTTTTGTTTTCTGTACTTgtatttctccttttcattaTTAGAGCcttattgtatctgtaaaccgacatgcatgggggggcgagggcccgttcaacgctgcttgcagctttaattattattattggtagtagtagtagtattatattTGGATTATTTCCTGGCCTCACatattgtttaatgtttttttattggtggtataaatatactgtatactgtgtgtgtgtgtgtgtgtgtgtgtgtgtgtgggtgtgtgtgtgtaagatcaGACTTTTCTTGAGACTTGAACATTTGTTGTCTAATTCTCCTTCTCCATGTTATTATATTGTTGGGATACACTGCTCAATACAGATTGTGTTTCTTATGGGAGTTTGATGTGTAGAGAACACTTTTGCCTCTGTAGTGAAAAcacatgtgtgagtgtttgggTGTAGcagtgagtgtgttttctggttgctatggtgatgcTGACTGAGCGGCTTTGAAGCATGAGTCACCACTGACACTACACTACTGAATGGTTCCCCGACTGAAAAGCACATGCTAACACTGTTCTGCCTAAGAGACTGTCAAACACTGATAATATTGTGAAATGCCTGTCTGGTCTGAACAGCTGGACTCATCTCACAGTGACAGAGCAATCACTATCAAATCAAACCTGTCAACACTGACCCAGCAACatcatgtgtctgtgtttctggcTGCAGCTTCAGGGAAATAATGGCATTCATTCCATAGAAGTGTGTAAATAAACtcaacaacagaaaacaatagcTAATACTAGACAAATTGTATCACTGTACCATGTAAGGGTACTAAGACcggtactggtatcatcatttttttaatgatacccagccctaatgcCCAGTTGAACATGTAACTTACTAGATGTGTTGCCATGGTTAATGAGGCAGTGCTTACTGTTGAGCCATGACATCAGTCACAGGTTGACTGTGGGTAAAGCTGACTGTTGCTTGCGTGCTTGTGACAGGAGACTATAGCATTTTGCTCGCTTCCACTTCTCATAATTACATAAAAGATGTCTAACATTGTGGTGGAACCCAATCTCTCACTCACAGTCAGTCATTTGCCCCAACCCTGCTGACCTGTGCCCAAACCACCACTACTACCACTATTACTAAACACTGGTAGACTCACactgtgtctgaaatcattCCCTATTTACTATACAGTGCTCTACATTTACCCTccatcattttatttgagtgtctgaATGCTGAGTCTGTAAATATCTCCACTATATTCCAACATGGAACTAAAAAAGTAGTGTCCATGACATGTACACTACTTTcatgactctacagctgatggtgacgacacaaaatgatgataatTAGTTAGTGTTtgaaatcttgatttgctgctcGCTACTGACTGAACTATTCAGTGTTTATAATACAGGGAGCCGTGAATGAGTGAAAATgggagtgatttcggacacagcctCAGTGAACTGTGGCCAGGGAGCAACACACTGACCGAGGAGCAACAGGCTGTGACTGTAGTTTTATTGTGCAAAGTGATCTTATTACCACCTTtggacaacaaacagaaaactaaaCAGTAAATGATGCTCTGCTCTCACTCTGGggcttgttttctgtttctttgtggagtaaataatgttttagttgtacatgtgtgtgtgtgtgtttgtgtgtgtgtgtgtgcaactggTCATTGTGGTGGTGTTCTATTGTGAGATGTGCTAATATCTGCAGGGTGTTTGTACTAGGATGGCACtgtgtttgtcatgttgtgTTGTTATGCTGGTTGTTTGGCAGGCAGGTTTGAAAAGTCACATCCTTTAAATTTTCATTGAACATCCAGCCTGGGTCCCTCACACAGAAATGAGTCTACAGTAGGGCTGGGCAGGCACGGCCCACCCACTTTTCCACAGGCCCAACCTAAACTTTTCttcaaaaaaatacaatatatacagGTGCGATTTTAGATGCTCTAGCACActtaaatttgatctcagcaccctaaaaataaataaatgatcagtgtttcccattaattaCATAGACGGTGGCAGCCCACCAAGGACAGTGATCGCAGGTAAATCCATCCTATGCACTGAAACATTATAAAATGCAATCAAATATTTAAGGAGCATCAAGCAACTAAAATCTGTATAAAGCACAGGTAATATAGCACTATATGAGTCAGTCATTATTAAGTTCATCAGTGATCTACTAATGTTTGTAATTTAACAATTGACCACAATTGGTCTGGCCCATCCAAAACTGAAATCCTGGCACCGTGCCTGGGAGAtaagaataataacaacaataactttattttgtttagttCCTTTCAcaaaacccaaggtcgcttcacaataacaggACACAGACAACAACAGTACAGTTACAGTACAGACATGattttaaagaaaactaaaactgtaattaaaagataatgCTTCTGGATGAAAGACGCTCCGCTTCCActtagtgattttatcaacaagaaaagctaaacatctgtggttaaaacatctgtattaatcatctgttaatgaatgtgtgtgattcttacagtgtctgttatccacagctggttatactgtaggactgatGTGTTGAtaagtctgtagcctctgagatgctgcacagagcacagtgtcattacacacagctgcccactgtttattaaatcagctgatcacaccaggctgctacagtataaccacacacacctctacactcatcacactggttggttataactttcttttcagctaaagtaactcatgttttattcttgaaacacACAGCTTGACAAATGCACCGTTATAATAATCCACCAAAGGGACGGCACTCCTGgcttttaaagggaatgggagatgacactctgattggtttacagCGTGTTATgcccaaaacacacctatgattaatgaggggacttaagtccaacccttttagaccatgtgTCCTGGAGCATTGACCGTTTCTCCgtcgttaaaatagcaaaagtggatttgaaCACGCCCCAAAG
The sequence above is drawn from the Scomber japonicus isolate fScoJap1 chromosome 24, fScoJap1.pri, whole genome shotgun sequence genome and encodes:
- the cd99 gene encoding CD99 molecule; translation: MKSCLRIVLLVFLVTGTLTQELDLNDAFGPDPTLEPKAPEPKKPKVPDVPKTDDKSEKKPSSGGGGLDLEDALGPDAPTEKPAPKPPKGGGGGGSFDDSDLIGVGEGDYKPDGGRSGGETSL